DNA from Vibrio alfacsensis:
CATCCATCTCAACGTCATGTTGGACTAAGTACTTATTTTTACATACATATTTACTTCTAAACTGACAAAACACTGAACTTTTAATGATAATAGCTGTTATATTATAACACTCGTTATGTTTTCTGGATTTAGAATGCCCCATCGCTGGCAAGCAACCATTCATCATTGGCGCCGCACGTTTATTGTGTTCAGTGTTGCCTTGCTGATCGCTTGGAACTTTGCCACGCTTACTCACCAACTTGATCTCGTTCCAGAACATCACAGCCAGCATCATTGCCAATTATTTTCTTCGGCACACCACGGTGTCATCCATGCATTTCCGGATGTCATAGCTATCACGTTTATTCCCGTCGCAATTATTGCAACCTTTGAGAAATACACTCACCGCATGAGTGTTAGATATTTAGCACGAGCCCCTCCTATTTTGACTTAATCATTCTCCGTAATTTAAGTGTGCCCTCGCGACACCAAATTACACATATCACGTTTAACCATCTATGATTTAAGAAAAAATTAGGAAATCAGTCATGCCAACTAAACATGCTCTAGCTCTTGTTATCGGTCTATCACTCGCAGCAACCGCTAACGCAGAAGAATACCGTCAACACGAAGCTCACGTGCACGGTCACGTTGAACTTAACATCGCTCAAGACAGTAAAGACCTACTGATCGAAATCACTTCTCCAGGTGCAGACATCGTTGGGTTTGAACACGCACCAGAAAATGCGCAACAAGAGCAAGCGCTTAAACAAGCGATCACAACATTAAAAGATGCTGACCAACTATTCGCTATCAACCGACAAGCAAAGTGTGTGATTGAAGACGTGCATGTATCTCATACGCTAGGTCAAGATTCGCACGCAGGTCATGATCATGACGAACATGATCACGATGACCACAAAGGCCATGACCATGACAAACATGATCACGATGACCATAAAGGCCATGACCATGACGAACATGATCACGATGACCACAAAGGCCATGACCATGACAAACATGATCACGATGACCACAAAGGCCATGACCATGACGAACATGATCACGATGACCATAAAGGCCATGACCATGACAAGCATGATCAC
Protein-coding regions in this window:
- a CDS encoding DUF2607 family protein, which encodes MPHRWQATIHHWRRTFIVFSVALLIAWNFATLTHQLDLVPEHHSQHHCQLFSSAHHGVIHAFPDVIAITFIPVAIIATFEKYTHRMSVRYLARAPPILT
- the zrgA gene encoding zinc uptake protein ZrgA, with translation MPTKHALALVIGLSLAATANAEEYRQHEAHVHGHVELNIAQDSKDLLIEITSPGADIVGFEHAPENAQQEQALKQAITTLKDADQLFAINRQAKCVIEDVHVSHTLGQDSHAGHDHDEHDHDDHKGHDHDKHDHDDHKGHDHDEHDHDDHKGHDHDKHDHDDHKGHDHDEHDHDDHKGHDHDKHDHDEHDEHHEHGGHGEFTVEYRYHCDSVSDLNRIDTTWFKQFPATEAISANLFTDTTQSATRLNKTIRRSTLNNLYIQVTTRCLGMLGVSHYSHPHALVIYHD